TGTTGATGGCCCTAGGTGGAACGAAACATGGGGAGATGATAGGCATACTAATATACCCTACCGTGAAAAGTTGGCCAAGCAAGGCATACTCTTTACCAATTTCTCAAATGCTGGTTTTACCGCGACCAATCCTGGGCATTGTGCAATTACTACTGGCTACCACGAAAATATTGATAATTCAGGGCAACAACTTCCTACCTATCCGTCAATTTTTCAGCACTTCCTCGAAGCAAGTGGTTATAATAATTCAACATGTCAAGTAATAGCGAGTAAAGATAAATTGAACGTACTTGCCAATTGCAAAATAGCAGCCTACAATAATAAGTATAATGCAGAAGTTGATATTGGTGTGAATGGGCAATACTACGGCTATCGTGAGGATAGCATTACATTTAAAAATGCTTTAAAAATATTCAGTAATAAACATCCTCGTGTTACCCTTATACATTTCAAAGGGCCTGATATTATGGGTCATCAAAATGATTGGCAAGGGTACCTTGACGCAATAAAAGAAACCGACAAATATTTATATGATTTGTGGAGTTATTTGCAAGCTGACCCTGTA
This is a stretch of genomic DNA from Bacteroidota bacterium. It encodes these proteins:
- a CDS encoding alkaline phosphatase family protein, producing the protein MKQLLPLGLFFSLTLVLACHFDEKTNPGLSSKFDAKYVVIVSVDGPRWNETWGDDRHTNIPYREKLAKQGILFTNFSNAGFTATNPGHCAITTGYHENIDNSGQQLPTYPSIFQHFLEASGYNNSTCQVIASKDKLNVLANCKIAAYNNKYNAEVDIGVNGQYYGYREDSITFKNALKIFSNKHPRVTLIHFKGPDIMGHQNDWQGYLDAIKETDKYLYDLWSYLQADPVYKGRTAFFVTNDHGRHDNDHSDGFVSHGDNCAGCRHIELIALGPDFAK